In Pseudomonas sp. GCEP-101, one DNA window encodes the following:
- a CDS encoding PDR/VanB family oxidoreductase: protein MMKVRIERIVEEAQDIRSLRLVRCDGQPFDAYEPGAHVDVTGPTGVTRQYSLCSPPDDRAAYLVAIKKEGASRGGSVALHEVREGMELDIGAPRNLFRLAPEAREHVLFAAGIGVTPLLSMAYRLNARGERYRLHYFARSAAHAAFVELLGSEAFAGKVELHYGVEPADLDRVLGECLARAPQHAHVYTCGPAPFMNKVVEIAARSRPEDAIHLEHFQADPAASAAPAGSFEVELASSGVVLHVPAESSLVDVLQAHGCDIDTECREGICGTCIVEVLEGEPEHRDNCLSNKEKAANKQICACVSRAKSTRLVLDL from the coding sequence ATGATGAAGGTCAGAATCGAAAGAATCGTCGAGGAAGCGCAGGACATCCGTTCCCTGCGCCTCGTGCGTTGTGATGGCCAGCCGTTCGACGCCTACGAGCCGGGCGCCCATGTCGACGTCACCGGCCCGACCGGGGTGACGCGCCAGTATTCGCTGTGCAGCCCGCCGGACGACCGCGCGGCCTACCTGGTGGCGATCAAGAAGGAAGGCGCCTCCCGCGGTGGCTCCGTCGCGCTGCACGAAGTGCGCGAAGGCATGGAGCTGGACATCGGCGCGCCGCGCAACCTGTTCCGCCTGGCGCCCGAAGCCCGCGAGCACGTGCTGTTCGCCGCCGGCATCGGCGTCACGCCGCTGCTGAGCATGGCCTACCGCCTGAACGCCAGGGGCGAGCGGTATCGCCTGCATTACTTCGCCCGTTCCGCCGCGCACGCGGCCTTCGTCGAACTGCTGGGCAGCGAGGCGTTCGCCGGCAAGGTGGAGCTGCATTACGGCGTCGAACCCGCCGACCTCGACCGTGTGCTGGGCGAGTGCCTGGCGCGCGCGCCGCAGCACGCCCACGTCTACACCTGCGGCCCGGCGCCGTTCATGAACAAGGTGGTGGAAATCGCCGCGCGCAGCCGCCCGGAAGACGCCATCCACCTCGAACATTTCCAGGCCGACCCGGCCGCCAGCGCGGCGCCAGCCGGCTCCTTCGAGGTGGAGCTGGCCAGCTCCGGCGTGGTGCTCCACGTGCCGGCGGAGTCGAGCCTGGTGGACGTGCTCCAGGCCCACGGCTGCGACATCGACACCGAATGCCGCGAAGGCATCTGCGGCACCTGCATCGTCGAGGTGCTGGAGGGCGAGCCGGAGCACCGCGACAACTGCCTGTCGAACAAGGAGAAGGCCGCCAACAAGCAGATCTGCGCCTGTGTGTCGCGGGCGAAGTCGACGCGGTTGGTGCTGGACCTTTAA
- a CDS encoding flavin monoamine oxidase family protein yields MHKNRHPHTPGKKPVTIFGPDFPFAFDDWIEHPAGLGSIPAEQHGQEVAIVGAGISGLVAAYELMKLGLKPVVYEASKMGGRLRSETFEGADGIIAELGGMRFPVSSTAFYHYVDKLGLQTKPFPNPLTPASGSTVVDLEGTSHYAEKIDDLPEIFREVAQAWADALEDGARFSEIQDAIRERDTAKLKALWDELVPKWDDRTFYDFVASSKAFSRLSYRHREIFGQVGFGTGGWDSDFPNSMLEIFRVVMTNCDDHQHLVVGGVEQVPRGIWSHVPESCAHWPAGTSLASLHNGAPRPGVKKIARAADGTFAVTDYWGDTRHYAAVLATCQTWLLTTQIECEEALFSQKMWMALDRTRYMQSSKTFVMVDRPFWKDKDPQTGRDVMSMTLTDRLTRGTYLFDNGDDKPGVICLSYSWMSDAMKMLPHPVEKRVQLALDALKKVYPNVDIASHIIGNPITVSWEADPHFLGAFKGALPGHYRYNQRMYAHFMQDDMPAEQRGIFIAGDDVSWTPAWVEGAVQTSLNAVWGIMKHFGGATHPENPGPGDHFAELGPMVLPD; encoded by the coding sequence ATGCACAAGAACCGCCACCCCCATACCCCCGGCAAGAAACCGGTCACCATCTTCGGCCCGGATTTCCCCTTCGCCTTCGACGACTGGATCGAGCACCCCGCCGGCCTGGGCAGCATTCCTGCCGAGCAGCACGGCCAGGAAGTGGCCATCGTCGGCGCCGGCATCTCCGGCCTGGTGGCGGCTTACGAGCTGATGAAGCTGGGCCTCAAGCCCGTGGTCTACGAGGCGTCGAAGATGGGCGGCCGCCTGCGTTCGGAGACCTTCGAAGGCGCCGACGGGATCATCGCCGAGCTGGGCGGCATGCGCTTCCCGGTGTCCAGCACCGCCTTCTACCACTACGTCGACAAGCTCGGCCTGCAGACCAAGCCCTTCCCCAACCCGCTGACCCCGGCCTCGGGCAGCACCGTGGTGGACCTGGAAGGCACCAGCCACTACGCCGAGAAGATCGACGACCTGCCGGAAATCTTCCGCGAAGTCGCCCAGGCCTGGGCCGACGCGCTGGAGGACGGTGCGCGCTTCTCCGAGATCCAGGACGCCATCCGCGAGCGCGACACGGCCAAGCTCAAGGCCCTGTGGGACGAACTCGTGCCCAAGTGGGACGACCGCACCTTCTACGACTTCGTCGCCAGTTCCAAGGCCTTTTCGCGCCTGTCCTACCGCCACCGCGAGATCTTCGGCCAGGTCGGCTTCGGCACCGGCGGCTGGGACTCGGACTTCCCCAACTCCATGCTGGAAATCTTCCGCGTGGTGATGACCAACTGCGACGACCACCAGCACCTGGTCGTGGGTGGCGTAGAGCAGGTGCCGCGCGGCATCTGGAGCCACGTGCCGGAAAGCTGCGCGCACTGGCCGGCCGGCACCTCGCTGGCCTCGCTGCACAACGGCGCGCCGCGTCCGGGAGTGAAGAAGATCGCCCGCGCCGCCGACGGCACCTTCGCCGTCACCGACTACTGGGGCGATACCCGCCACTACGCCGCCGTCCTGGCAACCTGCCAGACCTGGCTGCTGACCACGCAGATCGAGTGCGAGGAAGCGCTGTTCTCGCAGAAGATGTGGATGGCCCTGGACCGCACCCGCTACATGCAGTCCTCGAAGACCTTCGTGATGGTCGACCGGCCGTTCTGGAAGGACAAGGACCCGCAGACCGGCCGCGACGTGATGAGCATGACCCTCACCGACCGCCTGACCCGCGGCACCTACCTGTTCGACAACGGCGACGACAAGCCGGGCGTGATCTGCCTGTCCTACTCCTGGATGAGCGACGCCATGAAGATGCTCCCGCACCCGGTGGAGAAGCGCGTGCAGCTGGCCCTGGACGCACTGAAGAAGGTCTACCCGAACGTCGATATCGCCAGCCACATCATCGGCAACCCGATCACCGTGTCCTGGGAGGCCGACCCGCACTTCCTCGGCGCCTTCAAGGGCGCGCTGCCGGGCCACTACCGCTACAACCAGCGCATGTACGCGCACTTCATGCAGGACGACATGCCCGCCGAGCAGCGCGGTATCTTCATCGCCGGCGACGATGTGTCCTGGACCCCGGCCTGGGTGGAGGGCGCGGTGCAGACCTCGCTCAACGCCGTGTGGGGCATCATGAAGCACTTCGGCGGCGCCACCCATCCGGAAAACCCCGGCCCCGGCGACCATTTCGCCGAGCTGGGCCCGATGGTCCTGCCGGACTGA
- the lysA gene encoding diaminopimelate decarboxylase, with product MSFLALPRAEQLALQFGTPLWIYDAATIRGQIERLKSFDIIRFAQKACSNLHILRLMREQGVKVDAVSQGELLRALAAGYSCREDESEIVFTADLLDRATLETVVEHGIPVNAGSIDMLRQLGEVAPGHPVWLRINPGFGHGHSNKTNTGGEHSKHGIWHSDLRAALDVIRERGLRLVGLHMHIGSGVDYGHLAQVGEAMLGLVQQVKDAGHDLSGISAGGGLSIPYRAGDPEVDTAHYFQLWDKARKAAEAVVGHSLHLEIEPGRYLVAQSGCLLSEVRATKDAGRNHFVLVDAGFNELMRPSMYGSYHGISVLAGDVASREVIDTVVAGPLCESGDVFTQGDGGVVIPRALPRAQVGDLLLIHDTGAYGASMSSNYNSRPLIAEVLLDGADAKLIRRRQRVQELLALEEDLG from the coding sequence ATGTCCTTCCTCGCCCTGCCCCGCGCCGAACAGCTCGCCCTGCAATTCGGCACCCCGCTGTGGATCTACGACGCGGCCACCATCCGCGGCCAGATCGAGCGCCTGAAGAGCTTCGACATCATCCGCTTCGCCCAGAAGGCCTGCTCCAACCTGCACATCCTGCGCCTGATGCGCGAGCAGGGGGTGAAGGTCGATGCGGTGTCCCAGGGCGAACTGCTGCGCGCCCTGGCCGCCGGCTACTCGTGCCGCGAGGATGAATCCGAGATCGTCTTCACCGCCGACCTGCTGGACCGCGCCACCCTGGAAACCGTGGTCGAGCACGGCATCCCGGTGAACGCCGGGTCCATCGACATGCTCCGCCAGCTGGGCGAAGTCGCCCCCGGCCACCCGGTGTGGCTGCGCATCAACCCCGGTTTCGGCCACGGCCACAGCAACAAGACCAACACCGGCGGCGAGCACTCCAAGCACGGCATCTGGCACAGCGACCTGCGCGCCGCCCTGGACGTGATCCGCGAGCGCGGCCTGCGCCTGGTCGGCCTGCACATGCACATCGGCTCGGGCGTGGACTACGGCCACCTGGCCCAGGTCGGCGAAGCCATGCTCGGCCTGGTGCAGCAGGTGAAGGACGCCGGCCACGACCTGTCCGGCATCTCCGCTGGCGGCGGCCTGTCCATCCCCTACCGCGCCGGCGATCCGGAAGTCGACACCGCGCATTACTTCCAGCTGTGGGACAAGGCGCGCAAGGCCGCCGAAGCGGTAGTCGGTCACTCGCTGCACCTGGAAATCGAGCCGGGCCGCTACCTGGTCGCCCAGTCCGGCTGCCTGCTCAGCGAAGTACGCGCCACCAAGGACGCCGGCCGCAACCACTTCGTGCTGGTGGACGCCGGCTTCAACGAGCTGATGCGCCCGTCCATGTACGGCAGCTACCACGGCATCAGTGTGCTGGCCGGCGACGTGGCCAGCCGCGAGGTGATCGACACCGTGGTGGCAGGCCCGCTGTGCGAGTCCGGCGATGTGTTCACCCAGGGCGATGGCGGCGTGGTCATCCCTCGCGCCCTGCCGCGCGCCCAGGTCGGCGACCTGCTGCTGATCCACGACACCGGGGCGTACGGGGCGTCCATGTCGTCGAACTACAACAGCCGCCCGCTGATTGCCGAAGTGCTGCTCGACGGCGCTGACGCGAAGCTGATCCGTCGCCGCCAGCGCGTGCAGGAGCTGCTGGCGCTGGAAGAGGACCTGGGCTGA
- a CDS encoding carbon-nitrogen hydrolase family protein: protein MYLALYQCPPGPDDAAGNLRRLEQAAQQAVLNGADLLVLPEMYLTGYNIGARRVAELAEGCDGPSAQRIAEIAREHKLGILYGYPERDGDAIFNSVQLIDHQGERRANYRKTHLYGDLDRSQFSASDQAPAIFELDGWKIGLLICFDVEFPENVRSLALAGADLVLVPTANMRPYEFVAQVLVPTRAFENQVFLAYANYVGSEGEIEYCGLSSIVAPDGQVMTQARHGEELLVAELDPQRIALAREGYSYVHLRRPVLYRS from the coding sequence ATGTACCTCGCCCTCTACCAGTGCCCACCCGGCCCCGACGACGCCGCCGGCAACCTGCGCCGCCTGGAGCAGGCCGCGCAGCAGGCGGTGCTCAACGGTGCGGACCTGCTGGTGCTGCCGGAGATGTACCTGACCGGCTACAACATCGGCGCCCGGCGCGTCGCCGAGCTGGCGGAAGGCTGCGACGGGCCGTCCGCACAGCGCATCGCCGAGATCGCCCGCGAGCACAAGCTCGGCATCCTCTACGGCTACCCCGAGCGTGACGGCGACGCCATCTTCAACAGCGTGCAACTGATCGACCACCAGGGCGAACGCCGCGCCAACTACCGCAAGACCCACCTCTACGGCGACCTCGACCGCAGCCAGTTCAGCGCCTCCGACCAGGCGCCGGCGATCTTCGAGCTGGACGGCTGGAAGATCGGCCTGCTGATCTGCTTCGACGTGGAGTTCCCCGAGAACGTGCGCAGCCTGGCGCTGGCCGGCGCCGACCTGGTGCTGGTGCCCACCGCCAACATGCGCCCGTACGAATTCGTGGCCCAGGTGCTGGTGCCGACCCGCGCGTTCGAGAACCAGGTGTTCCTCGCCTACGCCAACTATGTCGGCAGCGAGGGGGAAATCGAGTACTGCGGCCTGAGCAGCATCGTCGCCCCGGATGGCCAGGTGATGACCCAGGCCCGGCATGGTGAAGAACTGCTGGTGGCCGAGCTGGACCCACAGCGCATCGCCCTGGCGCGCGAGGGGTACAGCTATGTGCACCTGCGCCGGCCGGTGCTGTATCGCAGCTGA
- a CDS encoding SDR family NAD(P)-dependent oxidoreductase yields the protein MQRVALVTGAARGLGEVIARRLHAAGLRVALADLNEEAVQRLADELDPEGRTAVGLKLDAREKADFERVRDRLAEQWGGADILVNNAGMSKVAALMDISPEDFDASMAVNLRGTFVACQVFGAHFAARGFGRIVNIASLAGQNGGTATGGHYAAAKGGVATLTKVFARELSAQGVTVNAISPGPLDLPVVYESVAPERLEQILKTIPAGRLGDPTFIADSVLLLCAENAGSVTGACWDINGGLFMR from the coding sequence ATGCAACGAGTAGCCCTGGTAACCGGCGCCGCACGCGGGCTGGGCGAAGTCATCGCGCGCCGCCTGCACGCTGCCGGCCTGCGCGTGGCGCTGGCCGACCTGAACGAAGAAGCGGTGCAGCGCCTGGCCGACGAGCTGGACCCCGAGGGCCGCACGGCAGTCGGGTTGAAGCTGGATGCGCGGGAGAAGGCCGACTTCGAGCGCGTCCGTGACCGCCTCGCCGAGCAGTGGGGCGGCGCCGACATCCTGGTGAACAACGCCGGGATGTCGAAGGTGGCCGCGCTCATGGACATCAGCCCCGAGGACTTCGACGCCTCCATGGCGGTGAACCTGCGCGGCACCTTCGTCGCCTGCCAGGTGTTCGGCGCGCACTTCGCGGCGCGCGGTTTCGGCCGCATCGTCAACATCGCCTCGCTGGCCGGGCAGAACGGCGGCACCGCCACTGGCGGCCACTACGCGGCGGCCAAGGGCGGCGTGGCGACCCTGACCAAGGTATTCGCCCGCGAGCTGTCGGCCCAGGGCGTGACCGTCAACGCCATCTCGCCGGGGCCGCTGGATTTGCCGGTGGTCTACGAGAGCGTGGCGCCCGAGCGCCTGGAGCAGATCCTCAAGACCATCCCCGCCGGCCGCTTGGGCGACCCGACCTTCATCGCCGACAGCGTGCTGCTGCTCTGCGCGGAGAACGCCGGGTCGGTGACGGGGGCGTGCTGGGATATCAATGGTGGGTTGTTCATGCGCTGA
- a CDS encoding nuclear transport factor 2 family protein, with protein sequence MSSLSMAELNRRLETLEGESQVRRLMARYMDLCDVPHAPVALAELAELFSEDAVWEGIGASTAQTFGHHQGREAIAAFVYGYLPPSPHFTLNLHFLTSESIRVDGRTARGQWLMQQLSTYAEGHSELFGTRLDIDFREIDGRWQISHFRTQRLSQRLLGSAEECRA encoded by the coding sequence ATGAGCAGCCTGAGCATGGCCGAGCTGAACCGGCGCCTGGAGACCCTCGAAGGGGAAAGCCAGGTGCGCCGGCTGATGGCCCGCTACATGGACCTCTGCGACGTGCCGCACGCGCCGGTGGCGCTCGCAGAGCTGGCCGAGCTGTTCAGCGAGGACGCGGTGTGGGAGGGCATCGGCGCGTCCACCGCGCAGACCTTCGGCCATCACCAGGGCCGCGAGGCGATTGCCGCGTTCGTCTACGGCTACCTGCCGCCGTCGCCGCACTTCACGCTGAACCTGCACTTCCTCACCAGCGAGTCGATCCGCGTCGACGGCCGCACCGCGCGCGGGCAATGGCTCATGCAGCAGCTCTCGACCTACGCCGAGGGCCACAGCGAGCTGTTCGGCACGCGCCTGGACATCGACTTCCGCGAGATCGACGGGCGCTGGCAGATCAGCCACTTCCGCACCCAGCGCCTGTCGCAGCGCCTGCTGGGCAGCGCAGAGGAGTGCCGCGCATGA
- a CDS encoding Lrp/AsnC family transcriptional regulator: MTKNADAALLNLLRANARESISELARKLGVSRSTVQSRIERLEQQGIISGYSIKVSDSYAQSLVRAHVLVTALPKLSHQVVQALEKIAEVKTLHSVSGNFDMIVIVEALSIRDLDAVLDRIGALDGVERTMSSIILSTRIDR, encoded by the coding sequence ATGACGAAAAACGCCGACGCGGCGCTGTTGAACCTGCTGCGCGCCAACGCCCGCGAGTCGATCTCCGAGCTGGCGCGCAAGCTCGGCGTATCGCGCTCCACGGTGCAGAGCCGCATCGAGCGGCTGGAGCAGCAGGGCATCATCAGCGGTTATTCGATCAAGGTGTCGGACAGCTACGCGCAGTCGCTGGTGCGCGCCCACGTGCTGGTGACGGCGCTGCCCAAACTGTCGCACCAGGTGGTCCAGGCGCTGGAGAAGATCGCCGAGGTGAAGACGTTGCATTCGGTGAGCGGCAACTTCGACATGATCGTGATCGTCGAGGCGCTGTCGATCCGCGACCTGGACGCGGTGCTGGACCGCATCGGCGCGCTGGACGGGGTGGAGCGGACGATGTCGTCGATCATTCTGTCGACGCGCATCGATCGGTGA
- a CDS encoding aromatic ring-hydroxylating oxygenase subunit alpha has protein sequence MSAHEYRLIARSRSVEELVGDDRVDVSLYNDPQLFDAEMDKIFYRTWVWVAHESEVRNAGDFKTTSVGRRPVIVVRDKKGNINVLENRCRHRGATVCEKHKGNATGFTCPYHSWSYALDGKLRALPYPDGYEDILDKSELPLTSLRVESYAGMVFATYNDEIEPLEDFLGGAKHWMDLFMKQGAGYPIKTQGEHKFTFKGNWKIQLENTTDGYHFPIVHKSFMSSVDEETEEMLSFMSDEQAVTHALGNGHSVMVMVPEHVDLDHDDGTEQLQERFAHVTAELSKTMEPAQVRRIVRSLHGAGFNLNLFPNVAMSMSFFRVLRPISVTETEIRHVALGMDGGPEIANRERMRIHEHFQGPFGFGSPDDAEAWDRVQRGSYAGVDAPILVNRGLNREVVAENGDKVSHATDEGGMREAYRMWKRMMSQ, from the coding sequence ATGAGCGCTCACGAATACCGGCTGATCGCCCGGTCGCGCAGCGTCGAAGAGCTGGTCGGCGACGACCGCGTCGATGTTTCGCTGTACAACGACCCGCAGCTGTTCGACGCGGAGATGGACAAGATCTTCTACCGCACCTGGGTGTGGGTCGCCCACGAAAGCGAGGTGCGCAACGCCGGCGACTTCAAGACCACCAGCGTCGGTCGCCGCCCGGTGATCGTGGTGCGCGACAAGAAGGGCAACATCAACGTCCTGGAAAACCGCTGCCGCCACCGTGGTGCCACCGTGTGCGAGAAGCACAAGGGCAACGCCACCGGCTTCACCTGCCCGTACCACAGCTGGTCCTACGCGCTGGACGGCAAGCTGCGCGCGCTGCCGTACCCGGACGGCTACGAGGACATCCTCGACAAGTCCGAGCTGCCGCTGACCAGCCTGCGCGTCGAGAGTTACGCCGGCATGGTGTTCGCCACCTACAACGACGAGATTGAACCGCTGGAAGACTTCCTCGGCGGCGCCAAGCACTGGATGGACCTGTTCATGAAGCAGGGCGCCGGCTACCCGATCAAGACCCAGGGCGAACACAAGTTCACCTTCAAGGGCAACTGGAAGATCCAGCTGGAGAACACCACCGACGGCTACCACTTCCCCATCGTGCACAAGTCGTTCATGTCCTCGGTGGATGAAGAGACCGAGGAAATGCTCTCGTTCATGAGCGACGAGCAGGCGGTCACCCACGCCCTGGGTAACGGCCACAGCGTGATGGTGATGGTCCCCGAGCATGTCGACCTGGACCACGACGACGGCACCGAGCAGCTCCAGGAGCGCTTCGCCCACGTCACCGCGGAGCTGTCGAAAACCATGGAGCCTGCCCAGGTGCGCCGCATCGTCCGCTCGCTGCACGGCGCCGGTTTCAACCTCAACCTGTTCCCCAACGTGGCGATGTCCATGTCGTTCTTCCGCGTGCTGCGGCCGATCTCCGTCACCGAGACCGAGATTCGCCACGTCGCCCTGGGCATGGACGGCGGCCCGGAAATCGCCAACCGCGAGCGCATGCGCATCCACGAGCACTTCCAGGGCCCGTTCGGCTTCGGCAGCCCGGATGACGCCGAGGCCTGGGACCGCGTGCAGCGTGGCTCCTACGCCGGCGTCGACGCGCCGATCCTGGTCAACCGCGGCCTGAACCGCGAAGTGGTCGCCGAGAATGGCGACAAGGTTTCCCACGCCACCGACGAAGGCGGCATGCGCGAGGCGTACCGGATGTGGAAAAGGATGATGAGCCAATGA
- a CDS encoding amidase, protein MSTFVSQFLLGRSDNGKRVAVKDSIDIAGHPTRCGTRALADAAPAARNAFVVDAVLDAGWQIVGKTNLHELAFGVTGINDWTGTPINPMAPDRVPGGSSSGSASAVAAGLADIALGTDTGGSVRVPAACCGIAGLKPTFGRVSRDGVHPAQSSLDCVGPFASRMADLIAAMQVICPGFGEVQLPGEGARVAFLDVPAAPHIQACLGAAADRAGWRRSHLFLGEFEAAFHAGLVVINHENWAAYAALTGKGLIGADVEQRLLLASRTTDAERAEAEKVRVSFSRAIDAALEDFEVLLLPTMPDLPPLLSDARNGKSVAGMTPLVRPFNLSGHPALTVPVDLDCGGLKVGLQIVGRQGDDERVCAFGAQLEHSLAATRPAPKHKKSA, encoded by the coding sequence ATGAGTACCTTCGTCAGCCAATTCCTCCTGGGCCGCAGCGACAATGGCAAGCGCGTCGCGGTCAAGGACAGCATCGACATCGCCGGCCATCCGACCCGTTGTGGCACCCGCGCGCTGGCCGATGCCGCGCCGGCCGCGCGCAACGCCTTCGTGGTCGACGCCGTGCTCGACGCCGGCTGGCAGATCGTCGGCAAGACCAACCTGCACGAACTGGCTTTCGGCGTCACCGGCATCAACGACTGGACCGGCACGCCGATCAACCCGATGGCGCCCGACCGTGTGCCGGGCGGCTCCTCCAGCGGCTCCGCGTCGGCTGTTGCTGCCGGGCTGGCGGATATCGCCCTGGGCACCGACACCGGTGGTTCGGTGCGCGTGCCGGCGGCCTGCTGCGGCATCGCTGGGCTTAAGCCGACCTTCGGCCGGGTCAGCCGCGACGGCGTGCACCCGGCGCAGAGCAGCCTGGATTGCGTCGGCCCGTTCGCATCCCGTATGGCCGACCTGATTGCCGCCATGCAGGTCATCTGCCCCGGCTTCGGCGAGGTGCAGCTGCCGGGCGAGGGCGCCCGCGTGGCGTTCCTCGACGTACCGGCGGCGCCACACATCCAGGCCTGCCTGGGCGCCGCCGCCGACCGCGCCGGCTGGCGCCGCAGCCACCTGTTCCTCGGTGAATTCGAGGCGGCTTTCCACGCCGGACTGGTGGTGATCAACCACGAGAACTGGGCCGCCTATGCGGCGCTGACCGGCAAGGGCCTGATCGGCGCCGACGTCGAACAGCGCCTGTTGCTGGCCAGCCGCACCACCGACGCCGAGCGCGCCGAGGCGGAGAAGGTGCGCGTCAGCTTCAGCCGCGCCATCGACGCCGCGCTGGAGGACTTCGAGGTCCTGCTGCTGCCGACCATGCCCGACCTGCCGCCGTTGCTCAGCGACGCGCGCAACGGCAAGTCGGTGGCCGGCATGACGCCCCTGGTGCGGCCTTTCAACCTGAGCGGACACCCGGCGCTGACCGTGCCGGTGGACCTGGATTGCGGCGGGCTGAAAGTCGGCCTGCAGATCGTCGGCCGCCAGGGCGACGACGAACGCGTGTGCGCCTTCGGCGCGCAACTCGAACACAGCCTGGCCGCCACGCGGCCTGCGCCAAAACACAAGAAATCGGCATGA
- a CDS encoding aromatic-ring-hydroxylating dioxygenase subunit beta codes for MSNDTLNGFSGPLAKAIEFVWREAELLDRKDYTQWSQLWSEDGVYVVPIDGEDDDFAARLNYVFDDARMRALRIERLTGGHSPSAVDAAKTVRTVSRFTLVEAAGDLVEVNSAQVLYAYKRGVATPFIADLNHRIRFVDGQPRLERKVIRLINAEDALNALGFLL; via the coding sequence ATGAGCAACGACACCCTGAACGGCTTCTCCGGCCCGCTGGCCAAGGCCATCGAATTCGTCTGGCGCGAAGCCGAACTGCTGGACCGCAAGGACTACACGCAGTGGTCGCAGCTGTGGAGCGAGGACGGCGTCTACGTGGTGCCGATCGACGGCGAGGACGATGACTTCGCCGCGCGCCTGAACTACGTGTTCGACGACGCGCGCATGCGTGCCCTGCGTATCGAACGCCTCACCGGCGGCCATTCGCCGTCGGCGGTGGACGCGGCCAAGACCGTGCGCACCGTCTCGCGCTTTACCCTGGTGGAAGCGGCGGGCGACCTCGTCGAGGTGAACTCGGCGCAGGTGCTCTACGCCTACAAGCGCGGCGTGGCGACGCCGTTCATTGCCGACCTGAACCACCGCATCCGCTTCGTCGATGGCCAGCCGCGACTGGAGCGCAAGGTGATCCGCCTGATCAACGCCGAAGACGCGCTCAACGCGCTCGGCTTCCTGCTGTGA
- a CDS encoding LysR family transcriptional regulator, protein MITLRHIEVFRAVMTTGSVTRAAAFLHTSQPTVSRELARLEQLVGFELFLRERGRLAPTARALMLFEEVERSFTGLDRIVAFAGSLGQFAEGKFSIGCLPALSQALLPEACKRFSRENPAISLEVAALESPHLEEALSAQHHDIGLIENDDAPRGTELQPLLAVDEVCILPDGHPLLARERLAAADFAGLPFVSLATSDRYRHLIDAVFLGAGVQRQMQVETHSAVSVCSMVRAGLGLAVVNPITALMFQGQGIQLRPLAFSLPFQVSVAKPLYRPATPLRERFVAALQAEAGVLVQRLREAGVGCTLYQN, encoded by the coding sequence ATGATCACCCTCCGCCACATCGAAGTCTTCCGCGCGGTCATGACCACCGGCAGCGTCACCCGCGCCGCGGCGTTCCTGCACACCAGCCAGCCCACCGTCAGCCGCGAGCTGGCCAGGCTGGAGCAGCTGGTGGGCTTCGAGCTGTTCCTGCGCGAGCGCGGGCGGCTGGCGCCCACGGCGCGGGCGCTGATGCTGTTCGAGGAGGTGGAGCGCTCTTTCACCGGGCTGGACCGCATCGTCGCCTTTGCCGGCAGCCTGGGGCAGTTCGCCGAGGGCAAGTTTTCCATCGGCTGCCTGCCGGCGCTGTCCCAGGCGCTGCTGCCGGAAGCCTGCAAGCGCTTCAGCCGGGAAAACCCGGCCATCAGCCTGGAAGTGGCGGCGCTGGAGTCGCCACATTTGGAAGAGGCGCTAAGCGCCCAGCACCACGACATCGGCCTGATCGAGAACGACGACGCCCCGCGCGGCACCGAGTTGCAGCCGCTGCTGGCGGTGGACGAGGTGTGCATCCTCCCGGACGGCCACCCGCTGCTGGCCCGTGAACGCCTGGCGGCGGCGGACTTCGCCGGCCTGCCCTTCGTCAGCCTGGCCACCAGCGACCGCTACCGGCACCTGATCGACGCCGTGTTCCTCGGCGCCGGCGTACAGCGGCAAATGCAGGTGGAAACCCACAGCGCCGTCTCGGTGTGCAGCATGGTCCGCGCCGGCCTGGGTCTGGCCGTGGTCAACCCGATCACCGCGCTGATGTTCCAGGGCCAGGGCATCCAGCTGCGCCCGCTGGCGTTCTCGCTGCCGTTCCAGGTCAGCGTGGCAAAACCGCTGTACCGCCCGGCCACGCCGCTGCGCGAGCGCTTCGTCGCGGCGCTCCAGGCAGAGGCCGGCGTGCTGGTGCAGCGTCTGCGTGAGGCCGGTGTGGGCTGCACCCTATATCAAAATTGA